In one Massilia endophytica genomic region, the following are encoded:
- the aceF gene encoding dihydrolipoyllysine-residue acetyltransferase, whose protein sequence is MSIVEVKVPDIGDFKEVEVIELMVKVGDTIKVDQSLITVESDKASMEIPSSAAGVVKEIKVKVGDKVAEGSLLLMVEADGAGAAAPAPAAAAAPAPAAAAPAPAPAPAPAPAPAAPAAASGPIEVKVPDIGDFKEVEVIEVMVKVGDTVAKDQSLITVESDKASMEIPSSHAGVVKEIKVKVGDKVAEGSLVLVVEGAAGAAPAPSAPAPAAAPAPVAAAPAPAAAAPAPAAASAPAVSGKAAHASPSVRKFARELGVDVGRVPGSGPKGRITQQDVQNFVKGVMSGAVASPAGAAAPAGGGAGLNLLPWPSLDFSKFGETELQPLPRIKKISGPNLHRNWVMIPHVTQFEDADITELEEFRVASNAANAKNKDAVKLTMLAFVIKASVAALKKYPSFNSSLDEKGENLILKKFYNIGFAADTPNGLVVPVIKNADQKSVTQIAKEMTELSLQAREGKLKPTDMQGATFTISSLGGIGGTHFTPIVNAPEVAILGLSKAAMKPVWDGKQFAPRLMMTLSLSYDHRVVDGASGARFAVYLAEVLADMRKILL, encoded by the coding sequence ATGAGCATTGTGGAAGTCAAAGTCCCGGATATCGGCGACTTCAAGGAAGTTGAAGTCATCGAGCTGATGGTGAAGGTCGGCGATACGATCAAGGTGGACCAGTCGCTGATCACCGTTGAATCGGACAAGGCCAGCATGGAGATTCCTTCCTCCGCCGCTGGCGTGGTCAAGGAAATCAAGGTGAAGGTGGGCGACAAGGTCGCGGAAGGCTCGCTGCTGCTGATGGTGGAGGCCGATGGCGCCGGCGCTGCGGCGCCCGCTCCGGCCGCTGCCGCCGCTCCTGCGCCTGCCGCTGCGGCGCCTGCGCCAGCCCCGGCTCCCGCCCCGGCTCCCGCCCCGGCGGCGCCTGCTGCCGCCTCGGGCCCCATCGAAGTGAAGGTGCCGGATATCGGCGACTTCAAGGAGGTGGAAGTCATCGAGGTCATGGTCAAGGTGGGCGATACCGTCGCCAAGGACCAGTCCCTGATCACCGTGGAATCGGACAAGGCCTCGATGGAGATTCCATCGTCGCACGCCGGTGTCGTGAAGGAGATCAAGGTCAAGGTTGGCGACAAGGTGGCCGAAGGCTCGCTGGTGCTGGTCGTTGAAGGCGCCGCTGGCGCGGCTCCTGCGCCGAGCGCCCCGGCTCCTGCCGCTGCTCCCGCTCCAGTTGCCGCCGCTCCGGCCCCTGCCGCCGCGGCGCCTGCGCCTGCTGCCGCATCCGCGCCTGCCGTCAGCGGCAAGGCGGCCCACGCATCGCCCTCCGTGCGCAAGTTCGCGCGCGAACTGGGCGTGGACGTCGGCCGCGTGCCGGGCAGCGGCCCGAAAGGCCGCATCACCCAGCAGGACGTGCAGAACTTCGTGAAGGGCGTGATGTCCGGCGCCGTGGCTTCCCCGGCTGGCGCCGCTGCGCCTGCGGGCGGCGGCGCGGGCCTGAACCTGCTGCCATGGCCGTCGCTGGACTTCAGCAAGTTTGGCGAAACGGAACTGCAGCCGCTGCCGCGCATCAAGAAGATCTCCGGCCCGAACCTGCACCGCAACTGGGTGATGATCCCGCACGTAACGCAGTTCGAAGATGCGGACATCACCGAGCTCGAAGAGTTCCGTGTCGCCTCGAACGCGGCCAACGCGAAGAACAAGGATGCGGTCAAGCTGACCATGCTGGCCTTCGTGATCAAGGCATCGGTCGCCGCGCTGAAGAAATACCCGTCCTTCAATTCCTCGCTGGACGAGAAGGGCGAGAACCTGATCCTGAAGAAGTTCTACAACATCGGCTTCGCGGCCGATACGCCGAACGGCCTCGTGGTCCCCGTGATCAAGAACGCGGACCAGAAGAGTGTGACGCAGATCGCGAAAGAGATGACGGAACTGTCGCTGCAGGCGCGCGAAGGCAAGCTGAAGCCGACCGACATGCAGGGCGCAACCTTCACCATCTCCTCGCTGGGCGGCATCGGCGGCACGCACTTCACGCCTATCGTGAATGCGCCGGAAGTGGCGATCCTGGGCCTGTCCAAGGCCGCAATGAAGCCGGTGTGGGACGGCAAGCAGTTCGCTCCCCGCCTGATGATGACGCTGTCGCTGTCCTACGATCACCGCGTGGTCGATGGCGCGTCCGGCGCACGCTTCGCCGTGTATCTGGCCGAGGTACTGGCCGATATGCGCAAGATCCTGCTGTAA
- the aceE gene encoding pyruvate dehydrogenase (acetyl-transferring), homodimeric type yields MSAQLDQVTAQAVNDPDSLETKEWLDALEAVIENEGPERAHYLMERLVDLARRRGAQIPFSANTAYVNTIPAHLEAHCPGNLEYEERLRSWMRWNAMAMVVKANRADGDLGGHLSSFASLANMLGIGFNHFWKAPTEEHGGDLLYIQGHSSPGVYARAFLEGRLTEEQLLNFRREVDGKGLSSYPHPKLMPDFWQFPTVSMGLGPLMAIYQARFLKYLHARSIANTEGRKVWAFCGDGEMDEPESMGAIGMAAREKLDNLVIVVNCNLQRLDGPVRGNGKIIQELEADFRGAGWNVVKVIWGPGWDNLLAKDKDGILQRVMMETVDGEYQNYKAKDGAYVRKHFFGKHPKLLEMVANMSDDDIWRLTRGGHDPHKIYAAFKNAQESVGKPTVLLVKTIKGYGMGKSGEARNTAHQTKKLDDEAIREMRDRFNIPIPDDKLAEIPFFKPSDDAPEIKYLHERRKALGGYLPQRRVKADEQLTVPPLDAFKAVLEPTAEGREISTTQSFVRIITALLRDQSLGQRIVPILVDESRTFGMEGLFRQIGIFNQQGQLYEPVDKDQVMYYREDKAGQILQEGINEAGGMSSWIAAATSYSTNNRVMIPFYTFYSMFGMQRIGDLAWAAGDMRARGFLMGGTAGRTTLNGEGLQHEDGHSHIMAATIPNCVPYDPTFGHELAVIIQDGLRRMVGEQEDVFYYITIMNENYAHPGLKPGQEEGILKGMYLLQEGDKKAKERVQLIGSGTILRESIFAAELLKNDWGIAADVWSAPSLTLVAREGQDCERWNMVNPTKEQRVPYVTGLLQKTTGPVIATTDYMRAFADQIRPFIPKDRTYKVLGTDGFGRSDSRVKLREFFEVNRYYVTVAALRALADEGKIAMTVVEKAVAKYGINPNKPNPVTQ; encoded by the coding sequence ATGTCAGCTCAACTCGACCAGGTCACGGCCCAGGCCGTCAACGATCCTGATTCGCTCGAAACGAAAGAATGGCTTGACGCGCTCGAGGCCGTCATTGAAAACGAAGGTCCGGAGCGCGCGCACTACCTGATGGAACGCCTGGTCGACCTGGCCCGCCGCCGCGGCGCGCAGATTCCGTTCTCGGCCAACACCGCCTACGTCAACACCATCCCCGCCCACCTGGAAGCCCACTGCCCGGGCAACCTGGAATACGAAGAGCGCCTGCGCTCCTGGATGCGCTGGAACGCCATGGCGATGGTGGTGAAGGCCAACCGCGCGGACGGCGACCTGGGCGGCCACCTGTCCTCCTTCGCCTCGCTGGCGAACATGCTGGGCATCGGCTTCAACCACTTCTGGAAAGCGCCGACCGAAGAACACGGCGGCGACCTGCTCTACATCCAGGGCCACTCCTCGCCGGGCGTGTACGCCCGCGCCTTCCTGGAAGGCCGCCTCACCGAAGAGCAGCTGCTGAACTTCCGCCGCGAAGTGGACGGCAAGGGCCTGTCCTCCTACCCGCACCCGAAACTGATGCCGGACTTCTGGCAGTTCCCGACCGTGTCCATGGGCCTGGGCCCGCTGATGGCGATCTACCAGGCGCGCTTCCTGAAGTACCTGCACGCGCGTTCCATCGCCAACACCGAAGGCCGCAAGGTATGGGCCTTCTGCGGCGACGGCGAGATGGACGAACCGGAATCGATGGGCGCTATCGGCATGGCCGCGCGCGAGAAGCTGGACAACCTCGTCATCGTCGTCAACTGCAACCTGCAGCGCCTGGACGGGCCGGTGCGCGGCAACGGCAAGATCATCCAGGAACTGGAAGCGGACTTCCGCGGCGCAGGCTGGAACGTGGTCAAGGTCATCTGGGGCCCGGGCTGGGATAACCTGCTGGCCAAGGACAAGGACGGCATCCTGCAGCGGGTGATGATGGAAACCGTGGACGGCGAATACCAGAACTACAAGGCCAAGGACGGCGCTTACGTGCGCAAGCACTTCTTCGGCAAGCATCCGAAGCTGCTGGAAATGGTCGCCAACATGAGCGACGACGACATCTGGCGCCTGACCCGCGGCGGCCACGATCCGCACAAGATCTACGCCGCCTTCAAGAACGCGCAGGAAAGCGTGGGCAAGCCGACCGTGCTGCTGGTGAAGACCATCAAGGGCTACGGCATGGGCAAGTCCGGCGAGGCGCGCAACACCGCGCACCAGACCAAGAAGCTGGACGACGAGGCGATCCGCGAAATGCGCGACCGCTTCAACATCCCCATCCCGGACGACAAGCTCGCCGAGATCCCCTTCTTCAAGCCGTCCGACGACGCGCCCGAGATCAAGTACCTGCACGAGCGCCGCAAGGCCCTGGGCGGCTACCTGCCGCAGCGCCGCGTGAAGGCGGACGAGCAGCTGACCGTGCCGCCGCTGGACGCCTTCAAGGCCGTGCTGGAGCCGACCGCGGAAGGCCGCGAGATCTCCACCACCCAATCCTTCGTGCGTATCATCACCGCGCTGCTGCGCGACCAGAGCCTGGGCCAGCGCATTGTGCCTATCCTGGTCGACGAATCGCGCACTTTCGGTATGGAAGGCCTGTTCCGCCAGATCGGCATCTTCAACCAGCAGGGCCAGTTGTACGAGCCGGTCGACAAGGACCAGGTGATGTACTACCGCGAAGACAAGGCGGGCCAGATCCTGCAGGAAGGTATCAACGAAGCGGGCGGCATGAGCTCCTGGATCGCGGCGGCGACTTCGTACTCGACCAACAACCGGGTGATGATTCCGTTCTACACCTTCTACTCGATGTTCGGCATGCAGCGTATCGGCGACCTGGCATGGGCCGCCGGCGACATGCGCGCACGCGGCTTCCTGATGGGCGGCACCGCAGGCCGCACCACGCTGAACGGCGAAGGCCTGCAGCACGAGGATGGCCACAGCCACATCATGGCCGCCACCATCCCGAACTGCGTGCCTTACGACCCGACCTTCGGCCATGAGCTGGCGGTCATCATCCAGGACGGCCTGCGCCGCATGGTGGGCGAGCAGGAAGACGTGTTCTACTACATCACCATCATGAACGAGAACTACGCCCATCCAGGCCTGAAGCCAGGCCAGGAAGAGGGCATCCTGAAGGGCATGTACCTGCTCCAGGAAGGCGACAAGAAGGCCAAGGAGCGCGTGCAGCTGATCGGCTCGGGCACCATCCTGCGCGAATCCATCTTCGCGGCGGAACTGCTGAAGAACGACTGGGGCATCGCCGCCGACGTGTGGTCCGCTCCGTCCCTGACGCTGGTGGCGCGCGAAGGCCAGGACTGCGAGCGCTGGAACATGGTCAACCCGACCAAGGAACAGCGCGTACCTTACGTGACCGGCCTGCTGCAGAAGACCACCGGCCCGGTCATCGCCACCACCGACTACATGCGTGCGTTTGCGGACCAGATCCGTCCGTTCATTCCGAAAGACCGCACCTACAAGGTGCTGGGCACCGATGGCTTCGGCCGCTCGGACAGCCGCGTGAAGCTGCGCGAGTTCTTCGAAGTGAACCGTTACTACGTGACCGTTGCCGCCCTGCGCGCCCTGGCCGACGAAGGCAAGATCGCCATGACGGTGGTCGAGAAGGCCGTCGCCAAGTACGGCATCAACCCGAACAAGCCAAATCCGGTGACCCAATAA
- the folD gene encoding bifunctional methylenetetrahydrofolate dehydrogenase/methenyltetrahydrofolate cyclohydrolase FolD → MSAQLIDGVKLSQQLRAEIAGRAAALTAKGKQPGLAVILVGEDPASQVYVRNKIKACGDVGIHSVFEKYEADLTEQALLDRIEALNNDPTIHGILVQMPLPKHINPHKVIEAISTSKDVDGYSVLSAGELMTGLEGFRPCTPYGCMKLIESTGVSLRGKHAVVIGRSNTVGKPMALLLLQANATVTICHSATPDLGLYTRQADVVVAAVGRRNTLTADMVKPGAIVIDVGMNRDDNGKLCGDVDFAANKEVAAHITPVPGGVGPMTITMLLMNTIESAERV, encoded by the coding sequence ATGTCTGCCCAACTGATCGACGGAGTCAAACTTTCCCAACAACTGCGCGCTGAAATCGCCGGCCGCGCCGCCGCACTGACCGCCAAGGGCAAGCAGCCCGGCCTGGCGGTCATCCTGGTCGGCGAAGACCCGGCCAGCCAGGTCTATGTGCGCAACAAGATCAAGGCTTGCGGCGACGTGGGCATCCACTCCGTCTTCGAAAAGTACGAGGCCGACCTGACCGAGCAGGCCCTGCTGGACCGGATCGAGGCGCTGAACAACGATCCCACGATCCACGGCATCCTGGTGCAGATGCCGCTGCCCAAGCATATCAACCCGCACAAGGTCATCGAAGCCATCTCCACCTCCAAGGACGTGGACGGCTACTCCGTGCTGTCGGCAGGCGAGCTGATGACCGGCCTGGAAGGCTTCCGGCCCTGCACCCCCTACGGCTGCATGAAGCTGATCGAATCGACCGGCGTCAGCCTGCGCGGCAAGCACGCCGTGGTGATCGGCCGCAGCAACACCGTGGGCAAGCCCATGGCCCTGCTCCTCTTGCAGGCGAACGCTACCGTCACCATCTGTCATAGCGCCACCCCGGACCTGGGCCTCTACACCCGCCAGGCGGACGTGGTGGTGGCCGCCGTCGGCCGCCGCAATACCTTGACGGCGGACATGGTGAAGCCCGGCGCAATCGTGATCGATGTCGGCATGAACCGCGACGATAATGGGAAACTGTGTGGCGACGTGGATTTTGCCGCCAACAAGGAAGTGGCCGCGCACATCACGCCCGTGCCGGGCGGTGTGGGCCCGATGACCATTACCATGCTGCTGATGAATACCATCGAGTCGGCTGAGCGCGTCTGA
- a CDS encoding M3 family metallopeptidase: MTQDNPLLDFSGLPRFDVIKPEHVTPAIEELLGKSREVVRQLEGPADSVSWANFVTPLENSTELLGRAWGIVSHLNNVADTPELRAVYNENLPKVTEFWTELAQNEALFAKYKALRASAEFNALSPARKRIVENAIRDFRMGGAELPADKKERFAAIQEEHAATSTRFSENVLDATNDWKLVVETEAELSGLPDDVKAAAKALAAKEGKSGYMFTLHFPSYYPILQFADNRALREQVYRANATKASELGEVFSEREKWDNSGNIVKLLKLRAEEAQLLGYANFAEVSLVPKMAQSPEHVIGFLEDLAKRARPFAEKDVAELRQFAKDELGLDKLEAWDLPYASEKLQERRYAFSAQEVKQYFPEPKVIDGLFRLVQSLFSVNIVPDSAPVWHKDVRFYRIERDGKLIGQFYLDLYARSGKNGGAWMDDARSRRVEGGKLQTPVAYLTCNFTEPAVIDGKPQPSLFTHDEVITLFHEFGHGLHHMLTVVEELGVSGIAGVEWDAVELPSQFMENFCWEWDVLSHMTAHVKTGKPLPRELYDKMLAAKNFQSGMQTLRQVEFALLDMHLHYDYQPESGKPVQEVIDEVRRKFSVVIPPAFNRFQNSFGHIFAGGYAAGYYSYKWAEVLSADAYAAFEEAAALDGGRLSTETGKRFLEEILSVGGSRPALESFTAFRGREPSIDALLRHSGMAV, from the coding sequence ATGACTCAAGACAATCCCCTGCTGGACTTTTCCGGCCTGCCGCGCTTCGATGTCATCAAGCCGGAACACGTTACGCCCGCCATTGAGGAACTGCTCGGCAAGAGCCGGGAGGTCGTCAGGCAGCTGGAAGGCCCCGCGGACAGCGTCAGCTGGGCCAACTTCGTTACCCCGCTGGAGAACTCCACGGAGCTGCTGGGCCGCGCCTGGGGCATTGTGAGCCACCTGAACAATGTGGCCGATACGCCCGAGCTGCGCGCCGTCTACAACGAGAACCTGCCCAAGGTCACCGAGTTCTGGACCGAACTGGCCCAGAACGAGGCGCTCTTCGCCAAATACAAGGCCCTGCGCGCGAGCGCCGAATTCAACGCCCTGTCGCCCGCCCGCAAGCGCATCGTCGAGAACGCCATCCGCGACTTCCGCATGGGCGGCGCGGAACTGCCCGCCGACAAGAAAGAACGCTTCGCCGCCATCCAGGAAGAGCACGCTGCCACCTCCACCCGCTTCTCCGAGAACGTGCTGGACGCCACCAACGACTGGAAACTGGTGGTGGAGACCGAAGCCGAACTGTCCGGCCTGCCGGACGACGTGAAGGCCGCCGCCAAGGCGCTGGCCGCGAAGGAGGGCAAGAGCGGCTACATGTTCACGCTGCACTTCCCCTCCTACTACCCCATCCTGCAGTTTGCCGACAACCGCGCCCTGCGTGAGCAGGTCTACCGCGCCAACGCCACCAAGGCCTCCGAGCTGGGCGAGGTGTTCAGCGAGCGCGAGAAGTGGGACAACAGCGGCAATATCGTCAAGCTGCTGAAGCTGCGCGCGGAAGAGGCGCAGCTGCTGGGCTATGCGAATTTTGCGGAGGTCTCGCTGGTGCCGAAGATGGCCCAGAGCCCCGAGCATGTGATTGGTTTCCTGGAAGACCTGGCCAAACGCGCCCGTCCCTTCGCGGAGAAGGATGTGGCCGAGCTCCGCCAGTTCGCGAAAGACGAGCTGGGCCTGGACAAGCTCGAAGCCTGGGACCTGCCCTACGCCTCGGAAAAGCTGCAGGAACGGCGCTACGCCTTCTCCGCCCAGGAAGTGAAGCAGTACTTCCCCGAGCCGAAAGTGATCGACGGCCTGTTCCGCCTGGTGCAGTCCCTGTTCTCCGTGAATATCGTTCCGGACAGCGCCCCCGTGTGGCACAAGGACGTGCGCTTCTACCGCATCGAGCGGGACGGCAAGCTGATCGGCCAGTTCTACCTGGACCTGTATGCCCGCTCGGGCAAGAACGGCGGCGCCTGGATGGACGACGCGCGCAGCCGCCGCGTGGAAGGCGGCAAGCTGCAGACCCCTGTGGCCTATCTCACCTGCAATTTCACGGAACCTGCCGTCATCGACGGCAAGCCCCAGCCTTCCCTGTTCACGCACGATGAAGTGATCACACTCTTCCACGAGTTCGGCCATGGCCTGCACCATATGCTGACGGTGGTGGAGGAACTGGGCGTTTCCGGCATCGCGGGCGTGGAATGGGACGCGGTGGAGCTCCCTTCCCAGTTCATGGAGAACTTCTGCTGGGAGTGGGACGTGCTGAGCCACATGACGGCCCACGTCAAGACCGGCAAGCCCCTGCCGCGCGAGCTCTACGACAAGATGCTGGCGGCGAAGAACTTCCAGTCCGGCATGCAGACCCTGCGCCAGGTGGAGTTCGCCCTGCTGGACATGCACCTGCACTACGACTACCAGCCGGAAAGCGGCAAGCCGGTGCAGGAGGTGATCGACGAAGTGCGCCGCAAGTTCTCGGTCGTGATTCCACCCGCCTTCAACCGCTTCCAGAACTCCTTCGGCCATATCTTCGCAGGCGGCTACGCGGCGGGCTATTACAGCTACAAGTGGGCCGAGGTGCTGTCCGCCGACGCCTACGCGGCATTCGAGGAGGCGGCGGCCCTGGATGGCGGCAGGCTCTCCACCGAGACCGGCAAGCGCTTCCTGGAAGAGATTTTGTCCGTTGGCGGATCGCGCCCGGCGCTGGAATCCTTCACGGCCTTCCGCGGCCGCGAGCCGAGCATCGATGCCCTGCTGCGCCACAGCGGGATGGCGGTGTAG
- a CDS encoding glutaredoxin family protein, which translates to MKKLAAVLLACLVLPAQAQMYKWKDARGVTHYTDTPPPAARAEVKNFATGAPVSLPYELAEPARARPVTLYTTADCAACAEARNMLRARGIPFAEKTVATNEDYAALKRAGSNGQLPLLLVGRSKQIGFEQVAWDTMLTDAGYPLTRVLPQGYQWPSPTPAAPPRQPTEEEKAVAAAKVAAEEQARLKRKPPVNAPPDFQF; encoded by the coding sequence ATGAAGAAGCTGGCGGCTGTCCTGCTGGCCTGCCTGGTCCTCCCGGCCCAGGCGCAGATGTACAAGTGGAAGGACGCCAGGGGCGTCACCCACTATACGGACACGCCGCCGCCCGCCGCCAGGGCGGAAGTGAAGAACTTCGCCACCGGGGCTCCGGTCTCCCTGCCTTACGAACTGGCGGAGCCTGCCCGCGCCCGCCCCGTCACCCTCTACACCACCGCGGACTGCGCGGCCTGCGCCGAAGCGCGCAACATGCTGCGCGCGCGCGGCATTCCCTTTGCGGAAAAGACGGTCGCCACGAACGAGGACTATGCCGCCCTGAAGCGCGCCGGAAGCAACGGCCAGTTGCCCCTGCTCCTGGTGGGGCGCAGCAAGCAGATCGGCTTCGAGCAGGTGGCCTGGGACACGATGCTGACCGACGCAGGCTACCCGCTCACGCGCGTTCTGCCGCAGGGCTACCAGTGGCCCTCCCCCACTCCGGCCGCCCCGCCGCGCCAGCCCACCGAGGAAGAAAAGGCCGTGGCCGCGGCAAAGGTGGCGGCGGAGGAGCAGGCCCGCCTGAAGCGCAAGCCGCCGGTCAACGCCCCACCCGATTTTCAGTTTTAG
- a CDS encoding DNA polymerase III subunit chi: MTRIDFHSNVPDKIAYACRLLRKAYGARNRIVVMTEDAAQLAELDQALWTFSSTDFLPHAHVNDPLAPDSAIVLADSDDTELPQADVLVNLSRRAPAQFESFPRLIEVISTDEADTAAGRQRFIAYKRQEFQPTHLNVGQA, encoded by the coding sequence ATGACCCGAATCGATTTCCACAGCAATGTCCCGGACAAGATCGCCTATGCCTGCCGCCTGCTGCGCAAGGCCTACGGCGCGCGCAACCGCATCGTCGTGATGACGGAGGATGCAGCCCAGCTGGCGGAGCTGGACCAGGCGCTGTGGACCTTCTCCTCCACCGATTTCCTGCCGCACGCCCACGTCAACGACCCGCTGGCGCCGGACAGCGCCATCGTGCTGGCCGACAGCGACGACACGGAGCTGCCGCAGGCGGACGTGCTGGTCAACCTCTCGCGCCGCGCCCCGGCCCAGTTCGAGAGCTTCCCTCGCCTCATCGAGGTGATCTCGACCGACGAAGCCGACACCGCCGCGGGCAGGCAGCGCTTCATCGCCTACAAGCGCCAGGAATTCCAGCCAACCCACCTCAACGTAGGACA